The Candidatus Omnitrophota bacterium genome includes a region encoding these proteins:
- the mreC gene encoding rod shape-determining protein MreC — protein sequence MRKGNFFASKLNKRSQGTRNFWKLLEEKNSLLKETAYLREEVAGLKEASIENERLRNLLLFKKKSPGKMILARVIAKDSTNWHKTVVIDKGTDQGIKKDMPVVTPGGLVGKVIQTNNEVGQVMLIIDPNLKVSGLIQRTREEGIIEGVPSGLCKMRYLSLDTDLKVKDVVISSGLGGVYPKGLVIGRVKSAGKDISGLYSYALVEPMVDFSRLEEVLCLELKKSPLF from the coding sequence TTGCGGAAAGGCAATTTCTTTGCCTCTAAATTAAATAAAAGATCCCAGGGAACGCGTAATTTTTGGAAGTTGCTTGAAGAGAAGAACAGCTTGCTGAAGGAGACAGCTTATCTTAGAGAAGAAGTAGCCGGGCTGAAAGAAGCATCGATTGAAAATGAGCGTTTGCGCAATCTCCTTTTATTCAAGAAAAAATCCCCCGGCAAAATGATTCTGGCCCGGGTTATAGCCAAAGATTCCACTAACTGGCATAAGACCGTAGTTATCGATAAAGGGACCGATCAGGGGATAAAAAAAGATATGCCGGTAGTAACCCCCGGGGGATTGGTAGGCAAGGTTATTCAGACAAATAACGAAGTAGGCCAGGTTATGCTGATAATAGACCCCAATTTAAAGGTAAGCGGGCTGATCCAGCGCACTCGCGAAGAAGGCATAATTGAAGGAGTGCCTTCCGGGTTATGCAAGATGAGATATCTTTCATTAGATACTGATCTCAAAGTAAAAGACGTGGTCATCTCCTCCGGTTTAGGAGGAGTTTATCCCAAAGGGCTGGTTATTGGCAGGGTGAAGAGCGCGGGGAAGGATATTAGCGGGCTCTATTCATATGCCCTGGTAGAACCAATGGTCGATTTCTCAAGGTTAGAAGAGGTATTATGTCTGGAATTAAAAAAATCGCCTTTATTTTAG
- a CDS encoding rod shape-determining protein: MGFNLFNYFWGFFSSDIGIDLGTSNTLVYVKGQGIVLCEPSVVAIQKDTTNVLAVGEEAKKMLGRTPGSIVAIRPMKSGVIADFEITESMLRYFIRKVHNRKAFIRPRIVIAVPSGITEVEKRAVKDSAIHAGAREVYLIDEPRAAAIGVGLPVQEPAGNMVVDIGGGTTEVAVISLSDEVHSQTVRVGGDEMDEAVTAYLKKTYNLMIGESTAENIKIKIGSAYPLEEEMTMEVKGRDLVAGLPKTLTISSEEVREALSEPVSSILEAVRITLERTPPELSADLIDRGVVMAGGGCLLKGIDKLISEETGLPVHLADDPLTAIALGTGKVLDNLQILQKLDVPTRLE; this comes from the coding sequence AATTTATTTAATTATTTTTGGGGTTTTTTCTCAAGTGATATCGGTATTGATTTGGGCACATCTAATACCCTGGTTTATGTAAAAGGCCAGGGTATTGTTTTGTGTGAACCTTCTGTTGTGGCTATTCAAAAGGATACCACCAATGTGCTGGCAGTCGGAGAAGAAGCCAAGAAGATGTTAGGCAGGACCCCGGGCAGTATCGTTGCGATCAGGCCGATGAAAAGCGGAGTAATAGCGGATTTTGAAATTACCGAAAGCATGCTGCGTTATTTTATCAGAAAGGTCCATAATCGTAAGGCCTTTATCCGTCCGCGGATAGTAATAGCTGTTCCCAGCGGCATAACCGAAGTCGAGAAAAGAGCGGTTAAGGATTCTGCTATCCATGCCGGAGCAAGAGAAGTATATTTGATTGATGAGCCAAGGGCGGCTGCCATCGGCGTAGGCCTTCCTGTTCAGGAACCGGCCGGGAACATGGTGGTAGATATCGGAGGGGGGACTACCGAAGTAGCGGTAATATCCCTTTCTGATGAGGTTCATTCTCAGACTGTCAGGGTTGGCGGAGATGAGATGGACGAGGCGGTCACGGCCTATCTTAAAAAGACATATAATCTTATGATCGGAGAATCTACCGCTGAAAACATTAAGATCAAAATCGGATCTGCCTATCCTTTAGAAGAAGAAATGACCATGGAGGTAAAAGGCCGGGATTTGGTGGCAGGCCTGCCTAAGACCCTGACTATTTCTTCTGAAGAAGTAAGAGAGGCCTTAAGCGAACCTGTTTCCAGTATATTGGAGGCAGTCAGGATTACCCTGGAAAGAACTCCTCCGGAATTATCAGCTGACCTGATAGACCGGGGAGTGGTTATGGCCGGGGGCGGGTGTTTACTCAAAGGAATAGACAAATTAATTAGCGAGGAAACCGGTTTGCCTGTTCATTTAGCCGATGATCCTCTGACCGCTATTGCTTTGGGAACAGGCAAAGTGTTGGATAACTTGCAGATCTTACAAAAATTGGACGTTCCTACCAGACTTGAGTAA
- the mrdA gene encoding penicillin-binding protein 2 encodes MRINKFSTAVSICFLSLVMALGYSQIIRRSYYRQLSENNRIRLLPQSARRGVIYDRNNKVLAADRLSFNLCIIPRELRSQTISRLNKILGFSRKEIKKILKKNTVTPFAPVVIIRDIDYSLVAAVEERSTDLPGAVIQTCPLRHYPHRKSGAHVIGYLGKIRPDELEARKRYGYQFRDLVGRDGLERSFDVFLKGTDGGQLAEIDSRGRIQRILSRKPPLKGNDLYLTLDLDLTKLARDLLKDNPGVIIVMDSATGGILTMVSSPAYNPNLFVDPQKSGQRLKILRDKSYPLLNRAIGSQYPPGSIFKIVTALVALETKKISSSSRKFCNGKYKSGRRTFRCWKKDGHGSLNLEEAITYSCNVFFYHAGLKVGADGLARFARYLGLGCRTGIELPGEIKGIVPDRKWKKSVYNKPWYEGETLNLSIGQGYISISPLQAVRMVSAVANRGILSQPHLVKSSPLAKRGRKLNISEGNFNVVRRGMFKGVSQERGTSHRAYLPGVSIAAKTGTAQATRGKSHSWFLGFCPLNGQNISFVVFLEHGGYASQRAAEIAGKLIKGWKEISQNGA; translated from the coding sequence ATGAGAATAAATAAATTTTCAACGGCTGTTTCAATTTGTTTTCTGTCCCTGGTCATGGCTCTTGGTTATAGCCAGATTATCCGCAGAAGTTATTACCGGCAGTTAAGCGAAAATAATAGGATCCGCCTGCTGCCTCAATCCGCCAGGAGAGGCGTGATATATGATCGTAACAACAAAGTTCTGGCAGCCGACAGGCTCTCCTTTAATCTCTGCATTATACCCCGGGAACTCCGAAGTCAGACAATCAGCCGGTTAAACAAGATCCTGGGTTTTTCCCGGAAAGAGATCAAAAAGATCTTAAAGAAGAACACGGTCACTCCTTTCGCGCCTGTTGTTATAATCAGAGATATCGATTACAGTTTGGTAGCTGCTGTTGAAGAGAGGTCTACAGACTTACCCGGAGCAGTTATACAGACCTGTCCTTTGCGTCATTATCCCCACCGAAAATCCGGCGCCCATGTAATTGGTTATTTAGGAAAAATCAGGCCCGATGAGTTAGAGGCCAGGAAAAGATATGGTTACCAGTTTAGGGATTTAGTGGGCCGCGATGGTCTGGAAAGGTCTTTTGATGTTTTTTTAAAGGGAACCGACGGCGGCCAACTGGCAGAAATAGATTCCAGAGGCAGGATTCAACGGATATTAAGCCGTAAACCGCCGCTAAAGGGCAACGACCTTTATTTAACTCTGGACTTGGACCTGACAAAATTAGCCCGGGATCTTTTAAAAGATAACCCGGGAGTTATAATAGTAATGGATTCAGCAACCGGCGGCATTTTAACTATGGTTAGCAGCCCGGCCTATAACCCTAATCTATTTGTTGACCCGCAGAAAAGCGGGCAGAGGCTGAAAATATTAAGAGATAAGTCTTACCCGTTATTAAATCGCGCTATCGGTTCACAGTATCCGCCGGGATCAATCTTTAAGATAGTTACTGCTCTGGTTGCCCTGGAGACGAAAAAAATAAGTTCCTCCAGCCGTAAATTTTGTAACGGAAAATATAAATCGGGAAGAAGAACCTTTAGATGCTGGAAGAAAGACGGGCACGGTTCTTTAAATTTAGAAGAGGCAATAACATATTCCTGTAATGTCTTTTTTTATCACGCAGGATTAAAAGTAGGAGCAGATGGGTTGGCGAGGTTTGCTAGATATTTAGGGCTTGGCTGCCGGACAGGAATTGAATTGCCCGGGGAGATAAAGGGAATAGTTCCGGACAGGAAGTGGAAAAAGTCCGTTTATAATAAACCCTGGTATGAAGGGGAGACTCTGAACTTATCCATTGGCCAGGGTTATATCTCGATCAGCCCTCTCCAGGCAGTAAGGATGGTCTCGGCAGTAGCAAATAGGGGAATTTTATCTCAGCCCCATTTAGTTAAATCCTCTCCCCTGGCTAAGAGGGGTAGGAAATTAAATATCTCGGAGGGAAATTTTAACGTTGTTAGGCGGGGTATGTTCAAAGGCGTAAGCCAGGAAAGGGGCACAAGCCACCGGGCATACCTGCCCGGTGTTTCAATCGCTGCTAAAACAGGGACAGCCCAGGCAACCAGAGGGAAGTCTCATTCGTGGTTTCTGGGATTTTGTCCGCTAAACGGGCAAAATATATCCTTTGTTGTTTTTTTAGAACACGGTGGATATGCCAGCCAGCGGGCGGCCGAGATAGCCGGAAAATTGATCAAGGGCTGGAAGGAGATTTCCCAGAATGGCGCCTAA
- the mreD gene encoding rod shape-determining protein MreD: MSGIKKIAFILVILIFLLLEVVYLDKIEIHGIKPDLLLIALIFFSLQRNLIFGLGLGLVLGLLKGVFSAGPLGIQMFTFGLCGLVIGKYFKFIYKQGIFVKIVTVFFLSIFAGLVYYLASLPIDVLPNLVTSFRGIILPAGIYTAIFALPAFLLLQKLFYENK, from the coding sequence ATGTCTGGAATTAAAAAAATCGCCTTTATTTTAGTTATTTTGATATTTTTACTTTTAGAAGTGGTTTATCTGGATAAGATTGAAATCCACGGCATAAAGCCCGATCTTTTGCTTATTGCTCTTATCTTTTTTAGCTTGCAAAGAAACCTGATCTTTGGGTTGGGACTGGGGCTGGTCTTAGGGCTTTTAAAAGGCGTATTCAGCGCGGGGCCTTTAGGGATACAGATGTTTACCTTTGGGCTCTGCGGATTAGTGATCGGTAAATATTTTAAATTTATTTATAAACAGGGTATTTTTGTTAAAATAGTAACAGTGTTTTTTTTGAGTATTTTTGCCGGATTGGTTTATTACCTGGCTTCTTTACCCATTGATGTTTTGCCAAACCTGGTTACTTCATTTCGGGGTATAATTCTGCCGGCCGGTATCTATACAGCGATCTTTGCCTTGCCGGCCTTTTTGCTGCTCCAAAAATTGTTTTATGAGAATAAATAA